From a region of the Flavobacterium branchiarum genome:
- a CDS encoding isoprenyl transferase produces MNLDTLDKTNLPRHLAIIMDGNGRWAKQQGFLRAFGHENGTKSVKETIESCAKIGIEYLTLYAFSTENWNRPKLEIETLMKILINSLKKELGTLQKNNIKLNAIGNLEKLPKSAQKELLDVIEKTKNNTRLTLTLALSYGSREELINAVRIISNKVKNNIISIDTIDDSIINEHLYTQNLPDVDLLIRTSGEHRISNFLLWQIAYAELYFTNVLWPDFKEKDLYEAIISYQKRERRFGKTSEQIK; encoded by the coding sequence ATGAATTTAGACACACTAGATAAAACAAACTTACCACGACATTTAGCCATCATAATGGATGGGAATGGGCGATGGGCTAAACAACAAGGTTTCCTAAGAGCTTTTGGCCATGAAAATGGAACTAAATCTGTAAAAGAAACAATCGAATCCTGTGCTAAAATAGGGATCGAGTATTTAACATTGTATGCCTTTTCTACCGAGAACTGGAATAGACCTAAATTAGAGATTGAAACTCTAATGAAGATACTTATCAATTCATTAAAAAAAGAACTCGGTACATTACAAAAAAACAATATTAAACTTAATGCAATTGGCAATTTAGAAAAACTACCTAAATCTGCTCAAAAAGAGCTCTTGGATGTTATTGAGAAAACAAAAAACAACACAAGACTTACGCTCACATTAGCTTTAAGTTACGGTTCGAGAGAAGAACTTATAAACGCTGTTAGAATCATCAGTAATAAAGTTAAAAATAATATAATTTCAATAGACACTATTGACGATTCAATTATAAATGAGCATCTTTACACGCAAAATTTACCCGATGTAGATTTATTAATACGAACAAGTGGAGAACATAGAATAAGTAATTTTTTGTTATGGCAAATTGCCTATGCAGAGCTATATTTTACTAATGTGTTATGGCCAGACTTTAAAGAAAAGGATTTATATGAGGCTATCATTAGTTATCAAAAAAGAGAACGTAGATTTGGAAAAACAAGTGAACAAATTAAATAA
- the bamA gene encoding outer membrane protein assembly factor BamA, with translation MRLSLVIKKENVDLEKQVNKLNNFLVLQKRIKIVLTLLVFSSFSQIKAQERIPFDQGKKYILADVSVVGKISFNEQTVVTFSGLQKGQEITVPGEEISGAIKKLGKLGLFDEISFYVNRIENDSIYLDLDIVELPKLNDVKIVGVKKSKIEGLIKDNSLTKNKIVNENLITTTKNYIENKYKKEGFYNTKVTITTTPDTTSTNQVNMLVRVDKGDKVKISKIEFEGNKQLSDAALRKAMKDTKQKNPIRVFKASKFIKDKYKSDLEKVIATYKEKGYRDARILSDTIVYNKKKNTLAIKIDVEEGNKYYFGDIKFLGNTVYSDQTLNRFLGIKKGETYNGVLLEKRISDKTKPDAEDITNLYQNNGYLFSNINAVEVKTVNDTIDFEIRVTEGPIAYFNKISVVGNDKTNDKVIYRELRTKPGEKYSKDLLVRTIREIGQLGFFDPEAIDPKFKNVDAGAGTVDIEYNLVEKGSSQIELQGGYGGGGFIGTLGLSFNNFSARNIFNKKAYKPLPMGDGQKVALRLQGSTYFQTYSVSFSEPWFGGKKPVQFSTSVSYSTQFLNNYITQRVDRSKSFNILTLSVGLAKRLSVPDDYFVLSQSVSYQHYDLHNYNTGLFTFGNGTSRNLAYTIGLTRSNKGLNPIFPTYGSEFSLSAKLTPPYSLFNGVDYGDLANQKEYKLRNTVDKSNQLDENDNIVQIGDYVDARGNKVDDYTQAATDQGKVDQKKFNWLEYYKIKFKADWYTKVYGKLVLRTLTEFGFLGAYDQSRGVVPFERFYLGGDGMANYSMDGRETIALRGYENNSLTPVQNGEQIGATIYNKFSLELRYPITLKPSASIYVLTFAEAGSSYANFKNYNPFDLSRSAGAGLRVFMPAFGLLGIDFGYGFDKLPGESKPSGFRTHFIIGQQF, from the coding sequence ATGAGGCTATCATTAGTTATCAAAAAAGAGAACGTAGATTTGGAAAAACAAGTGAACAAATTAAATAATTTTTTAGTGTTACAAAAAAGAATAAAAATAGTACTTACTTTATTGGTTTTTAGTAGTTTTTCACAAATAAAAGCGCAAGAAAGAATTCCTTTTGACCAAGGGAAAAAATATATTCTTGCCGACGTATCTGTAGTTGGTAAAATAAGCTTCAATGAGCAAACTGTTGTCACTTTTTCTGGTTTACAAAAAGGACAAGAAATAACAGTTCCTGGTGAAGAAATAAGTGGAGCCATCAAAAAACTTGGAAAGCTAGGGCTTTTTGACGAAATCTCTTTCTATGTAAATAGAATTGAGAATGATAGCATATACCTAGATCTTGATATAGTTGAACTTCCTAAGCTAAACGACGTCAAAATTGTTGGTGTTAAAAAAAGCAAAATAGAAGGATTAATTAAAGACAATAGTTTAACAAAAAATAAAATTGTTAACGAAAATTTAATTACGACTACCAAAAATTATATCGAAAACAAATACAAGAAGGAAGGTTTCTACAATACCAAAGTAACCATTACTACTACTCCCGACACAACATCTACAAACCAAGTAAACATGCTGGTTCGTGTAGATAAAGGAGATAAGGTTAAAATTAGCAAAATTGAATTTGAAGGGAACAAACAATTGTCTGACGCAGCTTTGCGAAAAGCTATGAAAGACACCAAGCAAAAGAACCCAATTCGCGTTTTTAAAGCCTCTAAATTCATAAAAGACAAGTACAAAAGTGATTTAGAAAAAGTTATCGCTACCTACAAAGAAAAAGGATATAGAGATGCACGTATATTATCTGACACTATTGTTTACAACAAAAAGAAAAATACATTAGCTATAAAAATAGATGTCGAAGAAGGAAACAAATACTACTTTGGGGATATCAAATTTTTAGGTAATACGGTATATTCAGACCAAACACTTAATCGTTTCTTAGGTATTAAAAAAGGAGAAACATATAATGGTGTACTTCTAGAAAAAAGAATATCTGACAAAACAAAACCTGACGCAGAAGACATTACCAATTTATATCAAAATAATGGTTATTTATTCTCTAATATTAATGCTGTAGAGGTAAAAACGGTAAACGATACTATTGATTTTGAAATTAGAGTTACCGAAGGTCCTATTGCCTATTTTAATAAAATATCAGTTGTAGGAAATGACAAAACGAATGATAAAGTAATTTATCGTGAGCTAAGAACTAAACCAGGTGAAAAATATAGTAAAGACTTACTAGTTAGAACAATTCGTGAGATTGGACAATTAGGATTCTTTGATCCAGAAGCTATCGACCCTAAGTTTAAAAATGTAGATGCTGGTGCAGGAACAGTAGACATAGAATACAATCTTGTAGAAAAAGGATCTAGCCAGATAGAACTTCAAGGAGGTTATGGTGGTGGTGGTTTCATTGGAACCTTAGGACTTTCATTTAACAACTTCTCTGCTAGAAATATATTTAACAAAAAAGCATACAAACCTTTACCTATGGGGGATGGCCAAAAAGTAGCACTTCGTTTACAAGGAAGTACTTATTTCCAAACTTATAGCGTATCGTTCTCAGAACCATGGTTTGGAGGAAAAAAACCGGTACAATTTAGCACTTCGGTATCTTATAGTACACAGTTCCTAAACAACTACATCACACAAAGAGTAGACAGAAGTAAAAGTTTTAATATTCTAACGTTATCTGTTGGTTTAGCCAAAAGATTATCTGTGCCAGATGATTACTTCGTGTTGTCGCAATCGGTAAGTTACCAACACTATGACTTACATAATTACAACACTGGATTATTTACTTTTGGAAATGGAACTTCTAGAAACTTAGCATATACTATTGGACTTACAAGAAGTAATAAAGGTTTAAACCCAATATTCCCAACATACGGTTCAGAATTTAGTCTTTCTGCTAAACTTACTCCTCCTTATTCATTATTTAATGGAGTTGATTATGGAGATTTAGCAAATCAAAAAGAATATAAATTAAGAAATACAGTTGACAAATCAAATCAACTAGATGAAAACGATAATATAGTACAGATTGGAGACTATGTTGATGCAAGAGGAAATAAGGTTGATGACTACACTCAAGCTGCTACAGATCAAGGAAAAGTTGACCAAAAGAAATTTAATTGGTTAGAATACTATAAAATAAAGTTCAAAGCTGATTGGTATACAAAAGTTTATGGTAAATTAGTACTACGAACACTAACTGAATTTGGTTTCTTAGGTGCATACGACCAATCAAGAGGCGTTGTTCCTTTTGAAAGATTCTATTTAGGAGGAGATGGAATGGCAAACTATTCTATGGATGGTAGAGAAACGATAGCATTAAGAGGATATGAGAACAACTCATTAACACCAGTGCAAAATGGAGAACAAATTGGAGCTACGATTTACAACAAATTCTCATTAGAATTGCGTTATCCAATTACATTAAAGCCATCAGCTTCTATTTACGTACTTACATTTGCTGAAGCAGGTTCATCATATGCAAATTTCAAGAACTATAATCCTTTTGACTTGAGTCGTTCAGCTGGTGCCGGTTTACGTGTATTCATGCCTGCATTTGGACTATTAGGTATCGATTTTGGTTACGGATTTGACAAATTACCAGGAGAATCAAAACCAAGTGGTTTCAGAACGCATTTTATTATTGGTCAACAATTTTAG
- a CDS encoding OmpH family outer membrane protein translates to MRKQFLFIILALIVVNTSQAQTKSTRIGYIDMEYILQNVPDYKEAQSQLEQKAEKWKQEIETKKLEINKLKDALKAEKALLTNELIDERETEIKFLEKETLDYQQQRFGVNGDLIRQKSALSKPIQDQVFTAVQDIAEARKYDFIFDRSSDLTMLFAAKRFDVSDQVLRVITRTDKREQLTKKQLAIEEEKENKETAIDESPALQERQKMLDERKAARDKILEDRKAAQEEKIRAYEENKKAIRDAREAKKNGTVSETVKKESTPSVTTQTSKATETTKTTVTDDARAKQAEERQKLYDERKKALEERRNKILEEREAAKKAREQKAKEEKEKQQ, encoded by the coding sequence ATGAGAAAACAATTTTTATTTATAATTTTGGCTTTGATAGTAGTAAATACAAGTCAAGCACAAACCAAATCGACAAGAATAGGATACATCGACATGGAGTATATCCTGCAAAATGTTCCTGATTATAAAGAGGCGCAATCGCAACTAGAACAGAAGGCTGAAAAGTGGAAACAAGAAATTGAGACTAAGAAATTAGAAATCAATAAACTTAAAGATGCTTTAAAAGCCGAAAAAGCATTATTAACAAATGAGTTAATCGATGAAAGAGAAACAGAAATCAAGTTTCTTGAAAAAGAGACTTTAGATTATCAGCAACAACGCTTTGGTGTTAATGGTGATTTAATTCGACAAAAATCTGCTTTATCAAAACCAATCCAAGATCAGGTTTTTACTGCTGTTCAGGATATCGCAGAAGCTAGAAAATATGATTTCATCTTTGACAGATCATCTGATTTAACAATGCTTTTTGCAGCAAAAAGATTTGATGTTAGCGATCAGGTGTTACGAGTTATCACCAGAACCGACAAAAGAGAGCAGTTGACAAAAAAACAACTCGCTATTGAGGAAGAAAAAGAAAATAAAGAAACTGCCATTGATGAAAGTCCTGCACTACAGGAAAGACAAAAAATGCTAGATGAGAGAAAAGCAGCAAGGGATAAAATCCTAGAAGACAGAAAAGCAGCTCAAGAAGAAAAGATAAGAGCATACGAAGAAAACAAAAAAGCAATTCGTGATGCAAGAGAGGCTAAAAAAAATGGCACGGTTTCTGAAACAGTAAAAAAGGAAAGCACACCATCAGTAACCACTCAAACGTCAAAAGCAACTGAGACAACAAAAACAACTGTCACTGATGACGCGAGAGCTAAACAAGCCGAAGAAAGACAAAAGCTTTATGACGAACGTAAAAAAGCTTTAGAAGAAAGAAGAAATAAAATCTTAGAAGAAAGAGAAGCTGCCAAAAAAGCAAGAGAGCAAAAGGCAAAGGAGGAAAAAGAAAAACAACAATAA
- a CDS encoding OmpH family outer membrane protein: MKQIKTLLIAAILVLGANQMNAQAKVAHVDVSEIMSKMPAMIDAQKQLEKLSTTYDADYKKMVDEYQAKLKKYEAESATVTDAVNGERSKEVQDMQKRIVEYRDTAQKELQQKETDIVKPIMEKVRASIIKVGKAKGFQYVLDGSTLLLADGPNVTADVKKDLGF, translated from the coding sequence ATGAAACAAATCAAAACTTTACTAATTGCTGCAATACTAGTTTTAGGAGCAAATCAAATGAATGCTCAAGCTAAGGTAGCTCACGTAGATGTAAGTGAAATTATGTCTAAAATGCCAGCGATGATAGATGCACAAAAACAACTTGAAAAATTAAGCACTACATATGATGCAGATTACAAGAAAATGGTTGACGAATATCAAGCAAAATTAAAAAAATACGAAGCTGAATCAGCTACAGTAACAGATGCAGTTAATGGAGAACGTTCTAAAGAAGTTCAAGATATGCAAAAAAGAATTGTAGAATATAGAGACACGGCTCAAAAAGAATTACAACAAAAAGAAACTGATATTGTAAAACCAATAATGGAAAAAGTTAGAGCTTCAATCATAAAAGTTGGAAAAGCAAAAGGATTCCAATATGTTTTAGATGGTTCTACTCTTTTATTAGCTGACGGACCAAACGTTACTGCTGATGTTAAAAAAGATTTAGGTTTCTAA